Genomic DNA from Corynebacterium diphtheriae:
TGGCCTCTTCCTCGCCATCGTCGCCGTGGTGATCTCCATCGTCTCGATGGCAGGAGTCATGCGGCAACTCTTAGGGGCCGGCGGCAGCCACGTGAGCCTGCTACGGACCACAGAGCTGACTTTCATTGCCAACTCATGGTCCGGCACCTTCCCTGGCGGCGCTGCGATCTCTACCGTGTACCAATTCCGCACCATGCGGGCCTGGGATGTGAGCGTAGTAGTCAGCTCATGGTTCATCGTTGTTTCCGGTGCGCTATCCACCCTATGGCTCGTCGCCCTAGGTCTTGTCGCCGTACTTTTCCTCGGCGCGCACTTCAGCGTGATACCGCTTATTAGCACCGCAGCACTCATGATTGGGCTGTCGATCCTGCTGTTCGCAGCCACCAACAATCCTCGGCATGCCTCAGCGGTTTCCTGCAGTATCGTTCGAGCCTTTAACCGCCTTACCCGCGCCGACCACGAGCGATGGATCCCCACAGTCAAAGCCCAAGTTGGTCAACTGCACGCCGTGACGCTCACCCCAGGGCGATTCGCCGTTGCCTCCCTGTTTTCCCTCTGCAACTGGCTTTTTGAGATCCTCGCACTGTGGCTGTGTATCTGGGCAGTCACCGACACCCTGCCAGGACTCGAACGCGTCGGCGAAATCCCCTCAATCCTCGGCGTGGTGCTCGCATTCGTCACCGCCAAGATCGTCGGTACTGCCCAAATCACCCCCGCCGGCCTAGGCCCCGTTGAGGCCGCCATGACCGCCAGCCTCGTGGCCGTCGGCATGCCCGCCGCCAGCGCCTTCGCCTCCGTCTTCGTTTTCCGAATTATTGCATTTGCGCTGATCACCATCGCAGGCTGGGTCATCTACTTCATCTCCATCGCCCGCGGTGGTTTGCGGGCATATCAAAGGAGCACCCCATGAAATACTTAGCTAATGACGTCCTCGCCGCCCTCATCTTCGCCATCCTCGCCCGCGCCGCGCACGGTGGCCTCGAAATCGCCCACATCCTAGACACATGGTGGCCTTTTACCATCGGCACCATCCTCGGCTGGATAATCCAAAGAGGAAAACAGCCACTTACTTTTACTCATGGCGCTGTCATATGGGTCAGTACTGCCGCAACTGGTCTCATTTTCTGGGGCTTACGGCATGGCGCCATTCCTCACTGGTCTTTCGTTATCGTCGCAACAGTAATGTCCGGCATTCTTCTCCTTGGTTGGCGCGGCCTTGTTGCCCTATTTTTCCACTATAGAAATAAACCCAAAAAGTCTTAGTTTTTCATATAAAAATGACTCTTCCGGTTTTAGAATGCACTGATTAGTTCGCCGAGAGTTCGGGCATGGCACAAGATATTAGGGTCCTTGGCTTTGTAGAAATAAGGGTGTCTAATCCATCCAAAACCAAGGACCTACCGTGCAACCTAACGGAAATGTCATCGTCGATACCATCTGCCGCACCGCAGAACTAGGAGAAACTATCACCAAGGCCACAGAACATGGCGGTAGTTACCGTCATCGAAGCCGAGCCCATCGAGTCCATCAATGAATGCCCCACGTGCGGGCAGTCTGGAGTATTGCGCGAC
This window encodes:
- a CDS encoding lysylphosphatidylglycerol synthase transmembrane domain-containing protein — its product is MQILNNKWVRFLFPLVVLVIAAFLLRNKMPFLAEGYTQVLAANNTGLFLAIVAVVISIVSMAGVMRQLLGAGGSHVSLLRTTELTFIANSWSGTFPGGAAISTVYQFRTMRAWDVSVVVSSWFIVVSGALSTLWLVALGLVAVLFLGAHFSVIPLISTAALMIGLSILLFAATNNPRHASAVSCSIVRAFNRLTRADHERWIPTVKAQVGQLHAVTLTPGRFAVASLFSLCNWLFEILALWLCIWAVTDTLPGLERVGEIPSILGVVLAFVTAKIVGTAQITPAGLGPVEAAMTASLVAVGMPAASAFASVFVFRIIAFALITIAGWVIYFISIARGGLRAYQRSTP
- a CDS encoding DUF3054 domain-containing protein: MKYLANDVLAALIFAILARAAHGGLEIAHILDTWWPFTIGTILGWIIQRGKQPLTFTHGAVIWVSTAATGLIFWGLRHGAIPHWSFVIVATVMSGILLLGWRGLVALFFHYRNKPKKS